The following proteins are encoded in a genomic region of Archaeoglobaceae archaeon:
- a CDS encoding 50S ribosomal protein L18 — MARGPRFKVPLRRRREGLTNYRRRLKLLMSKKVRFVVRITNQRVIAQFISYSPDGDKVLVCVTSEKLREYGWKGDLNNTPAAYLTGLLAGKKALEAGIKEAILDIGLRSPIKGARVFAALKGAVDAGLEIPHDEEILPDESRIRGEHIAKLYEMSPERFGEYERRGLSPSELPAHFEEVKKKIMVVE; from the coding sequence ATGGCGAGGGGACCGAGATTCAAGGTTCCGTTGAGGAGAAGAAGAGAGGGACTTACAAATTACAGAAGGAGATTAAAGCTTTTGATGTCGAAGAAAGTCAGATTCGTTGTAAGGATCACAAATCAGAGGGTAATAGCTCAATTCATAAGTTATAGCCCGGATGGAGATAAAGTCTTGGTTTGTGTTACTTCAGAAAAGCTTAGAGAATACGGCTGGAAAGGAGATCTTAACAACACACCTGCAGCATATTTGACTGGCTTGCTTGCAGGGAAAAAAGCATTAGAGGCTGGAATAAAGGAAGCTATCTTGGACATCGGTTTAAGATCACCCATTAAAGGTGCAAGAGTTTTTGCAGCTTTGAAGGGTGCAGTTGACGCGGGGCTTGAAATTCCACACGATGAGGAGATTTTGCCCGACGAATCAAGGATTCGAGGAGAACACATCGCAAAACTCTATGAAATGAGCCCGGAAAGATTTGGCGAATACGAGAGGCGTGGTTTAAGCCCTTCAGAATTACCTGCTCATTTTGAGGAAGTAAAGAAGAAGATAATGGTGGTAGAATGA
- the rpsE gene encoding 30S ribosomal protein S5 encodes MTEWIPKTRLGKLVAEGKIKTMEDALSSGLPIKEPEIVDVLLPDLEEDILEISMVQRVTDSGRRTKFRVTAVVGNRNGYVGIGTGKASQVAPAIQKAIENAKINIFGVMRGCGSWECGCGTAHSVPFRVSGECGSVKVTLIPGPKGLGVVAADVAKRVIELAGVKDVWSITSGETRTTLNFAMATFDALKKTCLVKRWNYASSR; translated from the coding sequence ATGACCGAATGGATTCCTAAAACCAGACTGGGTAAGCTTGTAGCTGAAGGGAAGATAAAAACAATGGAGGATGCACTTTCGAGTGGTCTGCCAATAAAGGAGCCAGAAATCGTTGATGTCCTGCTTCCAGATCTCGAAGAGGACATTCTCGAGATTTCGATGGTTCAAAGAGTTACGGACAGCGGACGAAGGACGAAGTTTAGAGTAACTGCAGTTGTAGGTAACAGAAACGGCTATGTTGGCATAGGAACAGGCAAAGCATCCCAGGTAGCACCAGCAATCCAAAAAGCAATAGAAAATGCCAAGATAAACATTTTCGGAGTAATGAGAGGATGTGGTTCTTGGGAATGTGGATGTGGAACCGCTCATTCAGTTCCCTTTAGGGTTTCTGGAGAGTGTGGGAGTGTAAAGGTTACTCTGATCCCTGGGCCCAAGGGTCTCGGAGTTGTTGCTGCAGACGTGGCTAAGAGGGTTATAGAGCTTGCAGGTGTTAAAGACGTATGGTCAATAACCTCTGGAGAGACGAGAACCACTTTGAACTTTGCCATGGCAACTTTTGATGCTCTAAAGAAAACTTGTCTTGTTAAGAGGTGGAATTATGCTAGCAGTCGTTAG